The following are from one region of the Aspergillus chevalieri M1 DNA, chromosome 1, nearly complete sequence genome:
- the RSE1 gene encoding DDB1/RSE1 family protein (BUSCO:EOG092607OQ;~COG:A;~EggNog:ENOG410PGD2;~InterPro:IPR018846,IPR036322,IPR004871,IPR015943;~PFAM:PF10433,PF03178;~go_component: GO:0005634 - nucleus [Evidence IEA];~go_function: GO:0003676 - nucleic acid binding [Evidence IEA];~go_function: GO:0005515 - protein binding [Evidence IEA]), whose amino-acid sequence MATTSHMFMYSLTIQPPTAITQAILGQFAGTKEQQIVTASGSKLTIHRPDPTQGKITPLYTQDVFGIIRTLAAFRLAGSSKDYIIIGSDSGRITIIEYVPSQNRFSRIHLETFGKSGVRRVVPGQYLVADPKGRACMIASVEKNKLVYVLNRNSQAELTISSPLEAHKPQTLVFAMVALDVGYENPVFAALEMDYGESDQDPTGQAYEEAEKSLVYYELDLGLNHVVRKWSDPVDRTANMLFQVPGGADGPSGVLVCGEDNITYRHSNQDAFRVPIPRRSGPTENPERKRTITAGVMHKMRGAFFFLLQSEDGDLFKVTIDMVEDDNGQLTGEVKRLKIKYFDTVPLASHLLILKSGFLYVASESGNHQFYQFEKLGDDDEEMEFTSDSFPADPTIPYEPVYFNLRGAENLNLVDSINSLNPLIDSKVINMFEDDAPQIYAVCGTGGHSSFRTLKHGLEVSEIVESELPSVPSAVWTTKLTRTDEFDAYIILSFANGTLVLSIGETVEEVTDTGFLSTAPTLAVQQLGEDSLIQIHPRGIRHILADRRVNEWPAPQHRSIVAAATNERQVAVALSSGEIVYFEMDVDGTLAEYDERRQMSGTVTALSLGEVPEGRVRSSFLAVGCDDSTVRILSLDPDSTLENKSVQALTSAPSALNIMSMADSSSGGTTLYLHIGLYSGVYLRTVLDEVTGELSDTRTRFLGVKPVKLFRVSVKGQTAVLALSSRPWLGYSEIQTKGFMLTPLDYVGLEWGWNFSSEQCVEGMVGIQGQNLRIFSIERLDNNMLQESIPLTYTPRRFLKHPEQPLFYVIESDNNTLAAATKQRLVEDAQSRDADVSVPPPEDFGHPRATGHWASCVQVVDPVVTKSVISSIDLEDNEAAVSIAAVPFTSQDDETFLVVGTAKDMSVSPPSSSGGYIHIYRFQEDGRELEFIHKTKVEEPPLALLSFQGRLAAGIGPVLRIYDLGMKQLLRKCQAPVVPKMIVDLQTQGSRIVVSDIRESVTYVVYKYQENVLIPFVDDSVPRWTTATTMVDYETTAGGDKFGNIWLVRCPRKTSDESDEDGSGAHLLHERGYLHGTANRLELMVHVYSQDIPTSLQRSQLVAGGRDILVWTGFQGTIGMLVPFISREDVDFFQSLEMQLAAQDAPLAGRDHLIYRSYYAPAKGVIDGDLCERYFLLPNDMKMMIAAELDRSVREIERKISDMRTRVAY is encoded by the exons ATGGCTACCACGTCGCATATGTTTATGTACTCTTTGACGATCCAGCCCCCGACTGCGATCACCCAAGCCATTCTAGGTCAGTTTGCTGGGACCAAGGAGCAGCAGATTGTCACGGCCTCGGGCTCGAAGTTGACGATTCACCGTCCCGACCCTACCCAGGGCAAGATCACTCCGCTTTATACACAGGATGTCTTTGGGATCATTCGGACCTTGGCTGCGTTCCGATTGGCCGGAAGTTCTAAAG ATTATATCATCATTGGCTCTGATTCGGGCCGCATCACAATCATTGAATATGTGCCATCGCAAAATCGGTTTAGCCGGATCCATCTCGAAACCTTTGGCAAGTCGGGCGTCCGGCGTGTTGTCCCGGGTCAGTATCTGGTGGCCGATCCGAAGGGTAGAGCGTGCATGATCGCTTCCGTGGAGAAGAACAAGCTGGTCTATGTGTTGAATCGGAACTCGCAGGCCGAGCTGACGATTTCTTCGCCACTCGAAGCCCACAAGCCACAGACGTTGGTCTTCGCGATGGTGGCATTAGACGTCGGGTATGAAAACCCCGTCTTTGCGGCTCTCGAGATGGACTATGGCGAGTCGGATCAGGATCCGACAGGCCAGGCATACGAAGAGGCTGAAAAGTCTTTAGTATACTACGAGCTCGATTTGGGGTTGAACCATGTTGTTCGCAAGTGGTCGGACCCAGTTGATCGGACGGCAAACATGCTCTTCCAGGTGCCCGGAGGGGCGGATGGTCCCAGTGGTGTGCTGGTATGCGGAGAAGATAACATTACCTACCGACACTCGAACCAGGATGCGTTCAGAGTCCCCATTCCCCGTCGCTCAGGCCCTACCGAAAACCCAGAGCGCAAGCGTACGATCACGGCCGGTGTGATGCACAAAATGAGAGGCgcgttcttcttccttttgcaGTCCGAAGACGGCGATCTTTTCAAGGTCACGATCGACATGGTGGAAGACGACAATGGTCAGCTCACCGGCGAAGTGAAGAGGTTGAAGATCAAATACTTTGACACCGTTCCGCTTGCTTCCCATCTGTTGATCCTCAAGAGCGGCTTCCTTTACGTTGCTAGCGAATCCGGAAATCACCAATTTTACCAGTTCGAAAAATtgggtgatgatgacgaggagaTGGAGTTTACCAGTGACTCGTTCCCGGCAGATCCCACCATTCCGTACGAGCCAGTCTACTTTAACCTCAGGGGTGCGGAGAATCTCAATCTTGTGGATTCTATCAACTCTCTGAATCCGCTGATCGACAGCAAAGTCATCAACATGTTTGAGGACGACGCACCACAAATCTACGCAGTGTGCGGAACTGGAGGGCACAGCAGCTTTAGAACGCTGAAGCATGGATTGGAAGTTTCGGAGATCGTCGAGTCGGAGCTCCCTAGTGTCCCGTCGGCCGTCTGGACGACAAAGCTTACTCGAACGGACGAGTTCGATGCCTACATTATTCTCTCATTCGCCAACGGTACCTTGGTTTTGAGTATTGGTGAAACCGTGGAGGAAGTTACGGATACCGGGTTCCTTTCCACGGCACCTACGCTGGCGGTTCAACAGCTTGGCGAGGACTCGTTGATTCAGATCCACCCTCGAGGCATTCGTCACATTCTCGCGGACCGACGGGTGAACGAATGGCCTGCCCCGCAGCATCGGTCGATCGTGGCAGCCGCGACCAATGAGCGCCAGGTCGCTGTGGCGTTGAGCTCCGGCGAGATTGTCTACTTCGAGATGGATGTCGATGGAACTCTCGCTGAATACGATGAGAGACGGCAAATGTCTGGTACCGTCACGGCTCTCAGCTTGGGCGAGGTTCCCGAAGGTCGTGTTCGCAGCTCGTTTTTGGCAGTCGGGTGTGACGACTCGACAGTCCGCATTTTGAGTTTGGACCCTGACTCGACGTTGGAAAACAAGTCTGTGCAGGCGTTGACTTCCGCTCCGTCCGCGTTGAATATCATGTCCATGGCTGACTCGAGTTCGGGTGGTACTACTCTGTATTTGCACATTGGTCTGTACTCTGGTGTCTATCTTCGGACCGTCCTGGACGAGGTGACGGGAGAGCTTTCTGACACTCGGACACGGTTCCTTGGTGTCAAGCCGGTTAAGCTGTTCCGCGTTTCTGTCAAGGGCCAGACAGCTGTTCTAGCTCTGAGCTCCCGGCCATGGCTGGGGTACTCCGAAATCCAGACGAAGGGTTTCATGCTCACTCCTCTGGACTATGTTGGTCTTGAGTGGGGATGGAACTTTTCCAGCGAGCAGTGTGTAGAGGGAATGGTCGGTATTCAGGGCCAAAACTTAAG GATCTTCTCTATTGAACGCCTGGACAACAACATGCTGCAAGAGTCGATCCCTCTCACATACACCCCCAGACGCTTCTTGAAGCACCCCGAGCAACCGCTGTTCTACGTCATCGAATCGGACAACAACACACTGGCAGCAGCGACCAAACAACGGTTGGTGGAAGATGCACAGTCGCGTGATGCCGATGTGTCGGTCCCACCGCCGGAGGATTTTGGACACCCCCGTGCCACAGGACACTGGGCGTCATGCGTCCAAGTGGTCGACCCGGTGGTAACCAAGTCTGTGATCTCGAGCATCGACCTCGAGGACAATGAAGCTGCTGTCAGTATTGCCGCGGTCCCATTTACAAGCCAGGACGATGAGACGTTCCTTGTGGTGGGTACTGCTAAGGACATGTCGGTCAGCCCGCCGTCATCGTCTGGTGGCTACATCCACATTTACCGTTTCCAGGAAGATGGACGGGAGCTGGAGTTTATCCACAAGACCAAGGTTGAGGAGCCGCCGCTAGCGCTTCTTTCATTCCAAGGCCGTCTGGCTGCGGGTATCGGCCCGGTTCTCCGGATCTACGATCTGGGTATGAAGCAACTGCTCCGAAAATGTCAGGCGCCGGTTGTTCCGAAGATGATTGTCGATCTGCAGACACAAGGAAGTCGTATTGTGGTCAGCGACATTCGCGAGAGTGTAACGTACGTTGTGTACAAGTACCAGGAGAACGTTCTCATTCCGTTTGTGGATGACTCCGTGCCACGATGGACCACGGCAACGACCATGGTGGACTACGAGACGACAGCAGGCGGAGACAAGTTCGGCAACATTTGGCTGGTGCGGTGTCCCAGGAAGACGTCAGATGAATCAGACGAAGACGGTTCCGGGGCGCATCTGCTGCACGAGCGCGGGTACCTGCATGGTACAGCCAACCGTTTAGAGCTGATGGTGCACGTGTACAGCCAAGACATCCCGACCAGCCTGCAGCGCTCGCAGCTGGTGGCCGGTGGCCGGGACATTCTGGTATGGACCGGGTTCCAGGGAACAATCGGGATGTTGGTGCCGTTCATCAGCCGGGAGGACGTTGACTTCTTCCAGAGTCTGGAGATGCAGCTGGCCGCGCAGGATGCACCGCTGGCGGGACGAGACCACTTGATCTACCGGAGCTACTACGCGCCGGCGAAGGGCGTTATTGATGGGGACCTGTGCGAGCGGTATTTCTTATTGCCTAATgacatgaagatgatgatagCGGCGGAACTGGATCGGTCGGTCAGGGAGATCGAGCGGAAGATATCG GATATGCGGACGCGGGTCGCGTACTAG